The sequence AATATTTGTACCGAACGTACTGTCCCTGCAGTACCTGCCGCTTCTATGTAATCACCGGCTTTAAAAAACCGAAAACCAATCAGCATTACGCCGGCGGCAAAGTTGGATAAAGAGCCCTGTAAGGCCAAACCAACCGCTAAACCAGCGGCACCAATAATGGCCACAAAAGACGCAGTTTGTACGCCCACTCGGCCAAGGGCGGCGATGATCACAAATGCCAGCAAGGCATATTTGATCATGCTGGTAATAAAGTCAGAAATCGTATTATCAACATTGCGTTTCTTCAGCAGTGAGTTGACGCCATTGGTCAGGGTTCTCACCAGCATAAAGCCGATCGTTAAGGTGATAATAGCGGCGACGATATTAACGCCGTAGCTAAGTAACAAGCTTTGGTTGTTGATTATCCAGCTTTGAGCTTGGTTAATGACTTCTGGGGTCAGGGTATTAGTGTCCATGTGCTTTCTCTGCTTGGTGATGCCAGTCAATAACACTCGAGGTAAGTGATGAATGGCATCGCTTAATATATGTGGTGTTATTCAGCGGCGACGGGAGTGATCTGCATCAGTAGCAGTTGCCAATGATCCTCAAAGTAGAGCGTAGGCTTAGTGCGAAATTGGCTGCGCACATATTGATTAATGCGTCCCTCAAGATAAGCCAGCAGTAGGTTGGCTAATACTTTCTCATCGGCAGCAAACCCTTCTCCTTCGTATAACTTGCGCTCACGCATCACTTGCTTGAACTGGGTTTCAAGGCGCTCAAACAGTTGATTAATGCGGGCTAACAAACGCTCGTGCTCGCCTTGCAGGGCATCGCCATTGAGTAGGCGAGTAATACCTGGGTTACGCTCACAAAAGCCTAAAATCAACTGCATGATGTAACGCAGTCGCAGAGCGCTGTCTTTTTCATCGTGCAAGATCAGGTTGACACGCGAGAACAGCGTTTCTTCGATAAAGTCGATTAGCCCCTCGAACATCCGTGCCTTGCTAGGAAAATGTCGATATAAGGCCGCCTCAGACACGCCCACTTCGGCAGCAAGTTTTGCCGTAGTGATGCGCTGTCCGGGGCTTGCTTCCAGCATATGAGCCAAAGCTTGGAGAATTTGCTCGCGGCGATTTACTTTTGGTTGAGGTGTGATCATAGCGGTGCTTACTCGATTATTGGCGACCAGAAGAGCCGAAACCGCCTTCTCCCCGTTCGCTTTGGTCAAACTCATTAACGAGTGTAAATTGGGCTTGCACCACCGGCAAAATAACCAGTTGAGCGATGCGCTCACCGGGCTCTATGGTGAATGATGCGTTCCCTCTGTTCCAGCAAGATACCATTAACTGACCTTGATAGTCAGAGTCAATCAAGCCCACTAAATTACCGAGCACTATGCCGTGTTTATGGCCCAATCCTGAGCGCGGTAAAATGGTGGCGCAGAGATTAGGGTCTTTAATATGAATCGCCATGCCGGTTGGCAATAACTGCGTTTCACCGGGCGCGAGCGTGAGCGGTGCATCTAAACAGGCGCGCAAATCCAGCCCAGCAGAGCCAGGGGTGGCATAGGCGGGCAGGGGAAGGTCGGTGCCCACTCTAGGGTCAAGAATTTTCAGTTCAATGGGAGTCATAATATCGTTCTGCTATTAGGGTAAGAAGATGGTGTGCTAATTGAGTTTTATTGGTGAGCGGTAAATCCACGTGGCCGCTGGACCAGAATACGCTGAGCGCATTGTCATCACTATTAAAGCCTTGGCCAGCCAGCGCCACGTTATTGGCGGCTATCATATCTAATTTTTTGCGGCTGAGCTTATCGCGCGCATAAGTTTCTACATCTTGGGTCTCGGCAGCAAACCCGACCGTAAAGGGCTTATCGGCCAAGG comes from Oceanisphaera profunda and encodes:
- the mscS gene encoding small-conductance mechanosensitive channel MscS: MTPEVINQAQSWIINNQSLLLSYGVNIVAAIITLTIGFMLVRTLTNGVNSLLKKRNVDNTISDFITSMIKYALLAFVIIAALGRVGVQTASFVAIIGAAGLAVGLALQGSLSNFAAGVMLIGFRFFKAGDYIEAAGTAGTVRSVQIFTTILMTADNRMIVVPNAKILNDKIINVSREKTRRLDLEIGVSYSADLKLTKEVLERIINEDPRVLPEPAPRIAVSNLGASSVDIIVRPWVNATDYWALKFDLLEKIKNELDANNIGIPFPQMDVHLIKSDVA
- the slmA gene encoding nucleoid occlusion factor SlmA: MITPQPKVNRREQILQALAHMLEASPGQRITTAKLAAEVGVSEAALYRHFPSKARMFEGLIDFIEETLFSRVNLILHDEKDSALRLRYIMQLILGFCERNPGITRLLNGDALQGEHERLLARINQLFERLETQFKQVMRERKLYEGEGFAADEKVLANLLLAYLEGRINQYVRSQFRTKPTLYFEDHWQLLLMQITPVAAE
- the dut gene encoding dUTP diphosphatase, which gives rise to MMTPIELKILDPRVGTDLPLPAYATPGSAGLDLRACLDAPLTLAPGETQLLPTGMAIHIKDPNLCATILPRSGLGHKHGIVLGNLVGLIDSDYQGQLMVSCWNRGNASFTIEPGERIAQLVILPVVQAQFTLVNEFDQSERGEGGFGSSGRQ